A genomic segment from Streptomyces sp. NBC_01233 encodes:
- a CDS encoding MBL fold metallo-hydrolase codes for MPVEITWWGHATCTVEDSGVRLLTDPLFARRLAHLRRRRGAVPPPEAAVADVVLVSHLHADHLHLPSLERLAPGTRLLVPRGARRAVPGLARAAGLRGLQVTELVPGEEVAVREGVRVRAVSARHDGRRLPFGPHLAPALGYVVQGAARTYFAGDTGLFDTMAEEVGPVDVALLPVGGWGPYLGPGHLDPGRAAQALARLAPAAAVPVHYGTYWPVGLDAVRPHEFHAPGEEFERRARQLAPKVAVRVPGHGERVRLP; via the coding sequence GTGCCGGTGGAGATCACCTGGTGGGGCCATGCCACGTGCACCGTCGAGGACTCCGGGGTCAGGCTGCTGACCGACCCGCTGTTCGCGCGGCGGCTGGCGCACCTGCGACGGCGGCGCGGGGCGGTGCCCCCGCCCGAGGCCGCGGTGGCGGACGTGGTGCTGGTGTCGCACCTGCACGCCGATCATCTGCATCTGCCGTCGCTGGAGCGGCTCGCGCCCGGCACCCGGCTGCTGGTGCCGCGCGGGGCGCGCCGGGCGGTGCCGGGGCTGGCGCGCGCCGCCGGGCTGCGCGGGCTGCAGGTGACGGAGCTGGTGCCGGGCGAGGAGGTCGCCGTACGGGAGGGCGTACGGGTACGGGCGGTCAGCGCGCGGCACGACGGGCGGCGGCTGCCGTTCGGGCCGCACCTCGCGCCGGCGCTCGGGTACGTGGTCCAGGGCGCGGCCCGGACCTACTTCGCCGGGGACACCGGGCTGTTCGACACGATGGCCGAGGAGGTCGGGCCGGTGGACGTGGCCCTGCTGCCGGTGGGCGGCTGGGGCCCGTACCTCGGCCCGGGCCACCTGGACCCGGGGCGTGCGGCGCAGGCGCTGGCCCGGCTCGCGCCCGCGGCAGCGGTGCCGGTGCACTACGGGACGTACTGGCCCGTCGGGCTGGACGCGGTGCGGCCGCACGAATTCCACGCGCCCGGCGAGGAGTTCGAGCGGCGCGCCCGGCAACTGGCACCGAAGGTGGCCGTACGGGTACCCGGGCACGGCGAGCGGGTGCGGCTGCCGTGA
- a CDS encoding phage holin family protein encodes MWRGRWRTTGSALVRVVLVWAVSTLTMLALAGILPDFRLQSDDGDSITQIGLTAALGAGAFSLLSAVVWPVLVRALLLVPALVLGLLVFFLNGSLLLIALSLIPAWRGEAAPETAVVVAAVMSAVASATSTALAVRDDEAYRRRLYRLADRRRRRLGVPPSGSWGSRARAPGAGEAAPGLVFLQLDGVGYEVLHGACGSGLMPTVADWLDRSHRITPWRTDWSSQTGASQLGILHGSNFDVPAFRWYEKDTGEVMVCNRPTSAAELQRRAVARTGNGGLLTLDGASRGNLFSGGADQLALVLSVSARRGRANRSRAGYFAYFSDPANAVRTAVSFVAEVVREIGQSLRARIRGDRPRVARGGLYPLIRAFATVVERDVVVAAVIGDMLAGRAAVYADLVAYDEVAHHSGPRGRDTDRVLARLDRSLALIARVAEHAPREYRIVLLSDHGQSPGETFLSRYGLTLKDLVRAGCGLPVSRRAGRTRSGAEARAAVLAALHRPVEEGEEARPGPGSDPVVLASGNLALISFPDVPGRASRERVERAHPALLATLANHPGVGFLLVDGVLLGPGGAVARLDVPGEAEELLSPFGPGAAQAVRRTDAFPHVADIMVNSAYDPDTGAVHAFEEQIGSHGGLGGEQGHPFLMWPTELSDPGEEPVGAEAVHGVLRRWLRETDGPQVPLGLRPGPVEDPRPEAANSGILPSVEVPAPDETR; translated from the coding sequence GTGTGGCGGGGACGGTGGCGGACCACGGGCAGCGCCCTGGTGCGGGTGGTCCTCGTCTGGGCGGTGTCCACCCTCACCATGCTCGCCCTGGCCGGGATCCTGCCGGACTTCCGTCTCCAGTCCGACGACGGTGACAGCATCACGCAGATCGGGCTGACCGCCGCCTTGGGCGCAGGGGCCTTCAGTCTGCTGAGCGCGGTCGTCTGGCCCGTGCTCGTACGGGCCCTGCTGTTGGTGCCCGCCCTCGTCCTCGGCCTGCTCGTCTTCTTCCTGAACGGCTCGCTCCTGCTCATAGCGCTCAGCCTGATCCCCGCCTGGCGGGGCGAGGCGGCTCCCGAGACCGCGGTGGTCGTGGCCGCCGTGATGTCCGCGGTGGCGTCCGCGACCTCCACCGCACTCGCGGTGCGTGACGACGAGGCGTACCGGCGCCGCCTCTACCGGCTCGCCGACCGCCGCCGACGCAGGCTGGGGGTACCTCCCAGCGGTAGCTGGGGGAGCAGGGCGCGCGCGCCCGGGGCCGGCGAGGCAGCACCCGGCCTGGTCTTCCTCCAGCTCGACGGCGTCGGGTACGAGGTGCTGCACGGCGCCTGCGGCAGCGGGCTGATGCCCACCGTCGCCGACTGGCTGGACCGCAGCCACCGGATCACGCCCTGGCGCACGGACTGGTCGAGCCAGACCGGCGCCAGTCAGCTCGGCATCCTGCACGGCTCCAACTTCGACGTGCCCGCCTTCCGCTGGTACGAGAAGGACACCGGGGAGGTGATGGTCTGCAACCGGCCCACCAGCGCCGCCGAGCTGCAGCGGCGGGCCGTCGCGCGCACCGGGAACGGCGGACTGCTCACGCTCGACGGGGCCAGCCGGGGCAACCTGTTCAGCGGGGGCGCCGACCAACTGGCGCTCGTGCTCTCGGTCTCGGCCCGGCGGGGCCGGGCGAACCGGTCCCGCGCGGGCTACTTCGCGTACTTCTCCGATCCGGCCAACGCCGTCCGCACGGCCGTGTCCTTCGTCGCCGAGGTGGTCCGGGAGATCGGGCAGTCGCTGCGGGCGCGGATCCGCGGGGACCGGCCGCGGGTGGCGCGCGGCGGGCTGTACCCGCTGATCCGGGCCTTCGCGACCGTGGTCGAACGGGACGTGGTGGTCGCGGCGGTGATCGGCGACATGCTCGCCGGCCGCGCCGCGGTCTACGCCGACCTGGTCGCCTACGACGAGGTCGCGCACCACTCGGGCCCGCGCGGCCGGGACACCGACAGGGTGCTGGCGCGCCTCGACCGGAGCCTCGCGCTCATCGCCAGGGTCGCCGAGCACGCCCCGCGGGAGTACCGGATCGTGCTGCTCTCCGACCACGGCCAGAGCCCGGGCGAGACCTTCCTGAGCCGCTACGGACTGACCTTGAAGGACCTCGTCCGGGCGGGCTGCGGGCTGCCGGTCTCCCGCCGGGCCGGCCGCACCCGCAGCGGGGCCGAGGCCCGGGCGGCCGTGCTCGCGGCCCTGCACCGGCCGGTGGAAGAGGGGGAGGAGGCCCGTCCCGGGCCGGGCTCCGACCCGGTGGTGCTCGCGTCGGGCAACCTTGCCCTGATCTCCTTCCCGGACGTCCCCGGCCGGGCCTCGCGCGAGCGCGTCGAACGCGCGCACCCCGCCCTGCTGGCGACGCTGGCGAACCACCCGGGCGTGGGCTTCCTGCTGGTGGACGGGGTGCTGCTGGGCCCGGGCGGGGCGGTGGCCCGCCTCGACGTGCCCGGCGAGGCGGAGGAGCTGCTGTCCCCCTTCGGCCCCGGCGCGGCGCAGGCCGTCCGCCGGACCGATGCCTTCCCGCACGTGGCCGACATCATGGTGAATTCGGCGTACGACCCGGACACGGGCGCGGTGCACGCCTTCGAGGAGCAGATCGGATCGCACGGCGGGCTGGGCGGGGAGCAGGGGCACCCGTTCCTGATGTGGCCCACGGAGCTGTCGGACCCGGGGGAGGAACCGGTGGGCGCGGAGGCGGTGCACGGCGTACTGCGGCGCTGGCTGCGGGAGACGGACGGCCCGCAGGTCCCCCTCGGCCTGCGGCCGGGGCCGGTGGAAGATCCCCGGCCGGAAGCGGCCAACAGCGGAATCCTTCCCTCCGTCGAGGTGCCCGCACCGGACGAAACGCGCTGA